The following proteins are co-located in the Roseovarius arcticus genome:
- a CDS encoding imelysin family protein, translating into MNRLFLSSTAIAISLSLPAFAATKSEVLDTYAAIAAAGYDDSAIAARTLREAVQTLIDAPSAGAMQAARAAWLAARVPYQQTEVFRFGNPIVDDWEGQLNGWPLDEGLIDYVDAAYGGASDENELKALNVVANPSFELSGNQIDASAITPEFLSGTLHEADGNEANVATGYHAIEFLLWGQDLNGTDHGAGARPWTDYGAGDDCTNGNCDRRGEYLVAATDLLVSDLDWMAQQWAEGGDARAAVTKNEDAGISAMLTGMGSLSYGEQAGERMRLGLMLNDPEEEHDCFSDNTHNSHYYDGIGVQNVYLGQYVRIDGSVVSGASLSDLVMEAEPALDTEMQAKLSTTMRALGRIKTAAEAGTSYDQMLARGNAAGEALIMGGVDGLIDQTKTIERIVTALGAQSIAFEGSDSLDDPDAVFQ; encoded by the coding sequence TTGCCGCCGCTGGATATGACGATAGCGCCATCGCCGCGCGCACCCTGCGGGAGGCGGTCCAGACATTAATCGACGCCCCCTCGGCGGGCGCGATGCAGGCGGCGCGCGCCGCCTGGCTGGCAGCGCGCGTACCCTACCAGCAAACCGAGGTGTTCCGCTTTGGCAACCCAATCGTCGACGATTGGGAGGGGCAGCTAAACGGGTGGCCGTTGGATGAGGGGCTGATCGACTACGTCGATGCCGCCTATGGCGGAGCGTCCGATGAGAATGAGCTGAAGGCGCTAAACGTCGTGGCGAACCCCAGTTTTGAGTTGTCCGGAAACCAGATCGATGCAAGCGCTATTACGCCCGAGTTTCTATCAGGTACCCTGCACGAGGCCGATGGCAATGAGGCGAATGTCGCGACAGGTTACCACGCCATCGAATTTCTGCTTTGGGGCCAGGATCTGAACGGAACGGATCATGGCGCGGGCGCACGGCCTTGGACGGACTACGGCGCAGGTGATGATTGCACCAACGGCAATTGCGATCGCCGCGGCGAATACTTGGTCGCGGCGACCGATCTGCTGGTTTCCGACCTGGACTGGATGGCGCAGCAATGGGCCGAAGGCGGCGATGCGCGCGCCGCAGTGACCAAGAATGAGGACGCCGGTATCTCGGCAATGCTGACCGGAATGGGCAGCCTCAGCTACGGCGAGCAAGCGGGCGAACGGATGCGGCTGGGCCTGATGCTAAACGATCCCGAGGAAGAGCATGACTGCTTCTCCGACAACACCCACAACAGCCATTACTATGATGGCATCGGCGTGCAGAACGTCTATCTGGGTCAGTATGTCCGCATCGACGGCAGCGTCGTGTCGGGTGCGTCGCTGTCGGATCTGGTCATGGAGGCCGAACCGGCGCTTGATACCGAAATGCAGGCCAAGCTGTCGACGACGATGCGCGCGCTGGGCCGGATCAAGACGGCGGCCGAGGCCGGCACCTCCTACGACCAGATGCTGGCGCGCGGTAATGCGGCGGGCGAGGCGCTGATCATGGGCGGCGTAGACGGCTTGATCGACCAGACCAAGACGATTGAGCGTATCGTCACGGCGCTGGGCGCCCAAAGCATCGCCTTTGAGGGGTCCGATAGCCTCGATGATCCGGACGCCGTGTTCCAATAA